A region from the Populus trichocarpa isolate Nisqually-1 chromosome 18, P.trichocarpa_v4.1, whole genome shotgun sequence genome encodes:
- the LOC7489458 gene encoding uncharacterized protein LOC7489458 isoform X2 produces MEKKRRSWACTFVLQVSLLIAFYLALNLGQPQKSIFQNRNGTSSSRRPLDVYFLSVRGGYRPLKQQNLLLKQMEKVASFYRARFVVNVSELGEGDPLTQNASRLFPPQKVPWYSTKVSNDGKVGCFLEHVNITSGKMLTVVGLDTGSFQDSMPMGSTSDFKNRQLNWLTQSLEATTDNWIIVSGFHPVVICDKEQLEAKQINGPLHNIFMKHGVNVYMSSQGCTSRTVQGGVAHIGIADPTGSEPLVNLNGRLAIQKEVINDGFLLHRVSSLEITTYFVSSAGEIVNEAVITQHGKEVV; encoded by the exons atggaaaagaaaaggcgatCTTGGGCTTGTACTTTTGTTTTGCAAGTCTCTCTCTTGATTGCCTTCTACCTTGCTCTCAACTTGGGTCAGCCCCAGAAGTCCATTTTTCAAAACAGAAATGGCACTAGCAGTAGCAGAAGACCTCTTGATGTTTACTTTCTCAGTGTTAGAGGAGGATATAGACCCCTTAAACAGCAAAACCTTCTTCTCAAACAG ATGGAGAAAGTGGCAAGCTTTTACAGAGCTAGATTTGTTGTGAACGTTAGTGAGCTGGGAGAAGGTGATCCACTCACACAGAAT GCAAGCAGGCTCTTCCCACCACAGAAAGTTCCCTG GTACTCTACTAAAGTCTCAAATGATGGGAAAGTTGGATGCTTCCTGGAGCATGTCAACATTACTAGTGGAAAAATGCTAACAGTTGTTGGTTTGGACACTGGGTCGTTTCAG GATTCGATGCCCATGGGATCAACGAGTGACTTTAAGAATAGGCAGTTAAATTGGCTGACACAATCACTAGAAGCAACCACTGACAACTG GATCATAGTTTCTGGATTTCACCCTGTGGTTATTTGTGACAAGGAGCAACTGGAAGCAAAGCAAATTAATGGCCCTCTGCATAATATCTTCATGAAACATGGAGTG AATGTGTACATGAGCAGCCAGGGTTGCACTAGTCGCACCGTTCAAGGTGGAGTGGCGCACATAGGCATTGCGGACCCAACTGGTAGTGAACCTTTGGTTAATTTAAATGGAAGATTGGCTATTCAAAA AGAGGTGATTAATGATGGGTTTCTTCTCCATAGAGTTAGCTCCCTCGAGATT ACAACCTATTTTGTGAGCTCAGCAGGGGAGATCGTGAACGAAGCTGTAATCACACAGCACGGTAAGGAGGTcgtgtaa
- the LOC7489458 gene encoding uncharacterized protein LOC7489458 isoform X1 has translation MEKKRRSWACTFVLQVSLLIAFYLALNLGQPQKSIFQNRNGTSSSRRPLDVYFLSVRGGYRPLKQQNLLLKQMEKVASFYRARFVVNVSELGEGDPLTQNASRLFPPQKVPCACRYSTKVSNDGKVGCFLEHVNITSGKMLTVVGLDTGSFQDSMPMGSTSDFKNRQLNWLTQSLEATTDNWIIVSGFHPVVICDKEQLEAKQINGPLHNIFMKHGVNVYMSSQGCTSRTVQGGVAHIGIADPTGSEPLVNLNGRLAIQKEVINDGFLLHRVSSLEITTYFVSSAGEIVNEAVITQHGKEVV, from the exons atggaaaagaaaaggcgatCTTGGGCTTGTACTTTTGTTTTGCAAGTCTCTCTCTTGATTGCCTTCTACCTTGCTCTCAACTTGGGTCAGCCCCAGAAGTCCATTTTTCAAAACAGAAATGGCACTAGCAGTAGCAGAAGACCTCTTGATGTTTACTTTCTCAGTGTTAGAGGAGGATATAGACCCCTTAAACAGCAAAACCTTCTTCTCAAACAG ATGGAGAAAGTGGCAAGCTTTTACAGAGCTAGATTTGTTGTGAACGTTAGTGAGCTGGGAGAAGGTGATCCACTCACACAGAAT GCAAGCAGGCTCTTCCCACCACAGAAAGTTCCCTG TGCTTGTAGGTACTCTACTAAAGTCTCAAATGATGGGAAAGTTGGATGCTTCCTGGAGCATGTCAACATTACTAGTGGAAAAATGCTAACAGTTGTTGGTTTGGACACTGGGTCGTTTCAG GATTCGATGCCCATGGGATCAACGAGTGACTTTAAGAATAGGCAGTTAAATTGGCTGACACAATCACTAGAAGCAACCACTGACAACTG GATCATAGTTTCTGGATTTCACCCTGTGGTTATTTGTGACAAGGAGCAACTGGAAGCAAAGCAAATTAATGGCCCTCTGCATAATATCTTCATGAAACATGGAGTG AATGTGTACATGAGCAGCCAGGGTTGCACTAGTCGCACCGTTCAAGGTGGAGTGGCGCACATAGGCATTGCGGACCCAACTGGTAGTGAACCTTTGGTTAATTTAAATGGAAGATTGGCTATTCAAAA AGAGGTGATTAATGATGGGTTTCTTCTCCATAGAGTTAGCTCCCTCGAGATT ACAACCTATTTTGTGAGCTCAGCAGGGGAGATCGTGAACGAAGCTGTAATCACACAGCACGGTAAGGAGGTcgtgtaa